One window of the Nicotiana tabacum cultivar K326 chromosome 4, ASM71507v2, whole genome shotgun sequence genome contains the following:
- the LOC142180292 gene encoding alpha-galactosidase-like yields MMPPTLKLLLWCCLCLCGVITTTYARPQLRNLIIADSNSTTSNAYIRRSLLSNGLGRTPQMGWSSWNHFACNIEEKMIRETADAMVSTGLASLGYEYVNIDDCWAELNRDSQGNMVPKSSTFPSGIKALADYVHGKGLKLGIYSDAGSQTCSKQMPGSLGHEEQDAKTFASWGVDYLKYDNCNNENRSPRERYPIMSKALQNSGRAIFYSLCEWGDDDPATWASSVGNSWRTTGDISDNWDSMTSRADMNDKWASYAGPGGWNDPDMLEVGNGGMTTAEYRSHFSIWALAKAPLIIGCDLRSMDQTAHEILSNKEVIAVNQDKLGVQGKKVKQNGDLEVWAGPLSGKRLAMVLWNRSSSKADITAYWSDIGLDSSTVVDARDLWAHSTKGSVKGQLSASIDSHDCRMYVLTPKK; encoded by the exons ATGATGCCACCAACTTTAAAGCTGCTACTATGGTGCTGCTTGTGTTTGTGTGGTGTAATAACGACGACGTATGCTCGGCCTCAGCTTCGAAATCTGATCATCGCTGATTCAAATTCCACTACTTCCAATGCGTACATCCGCAGAAGCCTCTTGAGCAATGGCCTCGGCCGAACTCCTCAAATGGG ATGGAGCAGCTGGAATCATTTTGCTTGTAATATTGAGGAGAAAATGATAAGAGAAACAG CTGATGCAATGGTATCTACTGGACTTGCTTCTCTTGGTTATGAATACGTCAACATAG ATGACTGCTGGGCCGAACTCAACAGAGACTCTCAG GGAAATATggttcctaaaagttcaactttTCCTTCTGGAATTAAAGCACTAGCAGATTATGTTCATGGCAAAGGATTGAAGCTCGGAATTTATTCTGATGCtgg GAGTCAGACGTGTAGTAAACAAATGCCAGGTTCATTAGGACACGAAGAACAAGATGCAAAAACTTTTGCTTCCTGG GGGGTTGATTACTTGAAGTACGATAATTGTAACAACGAAAATCGTAGTCCAAGAGAAAG GTATCCCATAATGAGCAAAGCTTTACAGAACTCTGGAAGGGCTATATTTTATTCTCTATGTGAATG ggGAGATGATGATCCTGCCACTTGGGCTTCCTCTGTTGGAAATAGTTGGAGAACCACTGGAGATATTTCTGATAATTGGGACAg CATGACTTCTCGGGCAGATATGAATGACAAATGGGCATCTTATGCTGGTCCAGGTGGCTGGAACG ATCCAGACATGTTGGAAGTTGGAAATGGGGGAATGACAACTGCAGAATATCGTTCCCATTTCAGCATATGGGCATTAGCAAAA GCGCCTTTAATAATAGGTTGTGATTTACGTTCGATGGACCAAACTGCCCATGAAATCCTAAGCAACAAAGAGGTTATTGCAGTTAATCAAG ATAAACTTGGAGTTCAAGGTAAAAAAGTCAAGCAGAATGGAGacttggag GTTTGGGCAGGTCCCCTAAGTGGCAAAAGATTAGCAATGGTGCTGTGGAATAGAAGTTCATCCAAAGCTGATATCACTGCTTATTGGTCTGATATAGGCCTTGATTCTTCCACTGTTGTTGATGCACGAGACTTGTGGGCT CATTCAACAAAAGGATCAGTTAAAGGGCAACTATCAGCTAGCATTGATTCCCATGATTGCAGGATGTACGTTCTCACTCCTAAAAAATAA
- the LOC107830400 gene encoding uncharacterized protein LOC107830400: protein MVIGDKKLDMLPKKEKKSKNSNKNAATSGPGVAVADSKVVDADFSFEKEKLSAAETKKERNKAKMETKTLGERDDREIKKKKKREGGTHPGKSVKGSDEDVAISVQKKKPNKLKRSRKDERELILDAPLDTKTIAHASASETRDSKKVVETLSEVSGGDAVEEIRRKKKSKKSNNNAPTSGVGLTKSDVRAVEGDLSLEEEKLCVVETRKEKDKVNKEIKAAGESEDYDVKRKKDRKSRTFNKDGAEAALKIVEEKKSLKKSNKLKKSCRDEQETMHDIKDGQGDIMAEVNQGDISSTVEEIEQSRTDNGNIRKMKKVMLEHSSEDPTHEKSEKRVRFSGHVQIFPSSGDPSDENHETEEENLLRGKRFSKLEDEIVKEAVHKYIDIHNLGEEGLQKILNSRSNPEVKGCWKEIGSAIPYRPYTAVYYRAQVLFRRSETRKWTEEEYEMVRKSHKEHGNNWKVLADELGKHRFHVKDTWRRIKLANKKKGQWSQEEYQTLFDLVNTDLRLKLSEEKKSKHGMLRDNIAWGAISDKLSTRTDATCCLKWYDQLTSPMVAKGEWADADDYRLVDALFELDASCIEDVDWDNLLDHRRGEICRKRWNQMVLHIGKHGNRSFTEQVEVLAERYRPELVEAREAWDSKPVIP from the coding sequence ATGGTAATAGGAGATAAGAAGTTGGATATGCTcccgaagaaggagaagaaatCCAAGAACAGCAATAAGAATGCTGCTACCAGTGGTCCAGGAGTGGCAGTGGCTGATTCTAAAGTGGTAGATGCTGATTTTAGTTTTGAGAAAGAGAAGTTATCTGCTGCAGAAACCAAGAAAGAAAGGAATAAGGCAAAAATGGAAACTAAAACACTAGGAGAGAGAGATGATCGtgaaatcaagaaaaagaaaaagagagagggtGGAACACATCCTGGGAAGTCCGTTAAAGGCAGTGATGAAGATGTTGCAATAAGTGTTCAAAAAAAGAAACCCAATAAGTTGAAGAGAAGCCGCAAGGATGAGCGAGAGTTAATTCTTGATGCTCCTTTAGACACCAAGACTATTGCTCATGCAAGTGCGAGTGAAACACGGGACAGTAAGAAGGTGGTTGAGACACTCAGCGAGGTCTCTGGTGGAGACGCAGTAGAGGAGATTAGGAGGAAGAAGAAATCCAAGAAAAGCAATAATAATGCTCCGACCAGTGGTGTAGGACTGACAAAGAGTGATGTTAGAGCTGTTGAGGGTGATTTAAGCTTAGAGGAAGAGAAGCTGTGTGTTGTGGAAACCAGGAAAGAAAAGGATAAGGTCAATAAGGAAATTAAAGCAGCAGGAGAGAGTGAAGATTATGATGTTAAGAGAAAGAAAGACAGAAAAAGCAGGACGTTCAATAAAGACGGTGCGGAGGCTGCTTTGAAAAttgttgaagaaaagaaaagcttaAAGAAAAGCAATAAGTTAAAGAAAAGCTGCCGGGATGAGCAGGAGACAATGCATGATATCAAGGATGGACAGGGAGATATCATGGCAGAAGTCAATCAAGGTGATATTTCTTCAACTGTGGAAGAGATAGAACAAAGCAGAACAGATAATGGTAATATCAGAAAGATGAAAAAGGTAATGTTAGAACACAGTTCTGAAGATCCTACACATGAAAAGAGTGAAAAGAGAGTGAGATTCTCTGGTCATGTTCAGATTTTCCCTTCATCCGGTGATCCAAGTGATGAGAATCATGAAACCGAGGAAGAAAATTTACTGCGTGGCAAACGATTCTCGAAATTAGAAGATGAAATTGTCAAAGAAGCTGTTCATAAGTACATAGATATACATAACTTGGGCGAAGAAGGGCTGCAAAAGATCTTGAACTCTAGATCTAATCCTGAAGTAAAAGGATGCTGGAAAGAAATAGGGAGCGCTATACCATACAGGCCGTATACTGCGGTTTATTATCGCGCACAGGTCTTGTTCCGAAGGAGTGAGACACGTAAATGGACTGAAGAAGAGTATGAGATGGTACGAAAATCCCACAAAGAGCACGGGAACAATTGGAAGGTCTTGGCTGATGAACTTGGAAAACATCGGTTTCATGTGAAGGATACATGGCGAAGGATAAAACTGGCCAATAAGAAGAAAGGTCAATGGAGTCAGGAGGAGTACCAGACTTTGTTTGATTTAGTAAACACCGATCTGAGACTGAAGCTTTCTGAAGAGAAGAAATCTAAGCATGGGATGTTACGGGATAATATTGCCTGGGGCGCGATAAGTGACAAATTGTCCACAAGAACTGATGCAACTTGCTGCTTGAAGTGGTATGACCAATTAACATCACCCATGGTGGCCAAAGGTGAATGGGCAGATGCTGATGACTATCGCCTAGTTGATGCACTTTTTGAGCTGGATGCGAGCTGCATAGAGGATGTGGACTGGGACAATCTTCTTGACCACAGGCGTGGCGAGATATGTCGAAAGAGATGGAATCAAATGGTTCTTCACATAGGTAAACATGGAAACAGGTCATTTACTGAACAAGTAGAAGTTCTAGCTGAGAGATACCGTCCTGAATTGGTCGAAGCAAGAGAGGCTTGGGATAGTAAACCAGTTATTCCATGA